From Candidatus Nitricoxidivorans perseverans, the proteins below share one genomic window:
- a CDS encoding flippase, with product MRIAANITWNLLGTGLPMLVAVIAIPTMIEAIGMARYGVLSIAWIIVGYFGFFDLGLGRAMTQLVARKLGKGEEAEIPALVWAGMALMTILGMAGALLISLISPWLVGTQLEIPEHLRSETLAAFHLLAVSVPVVICTTALRGILEAYQRFDLVNMVRIPIGVITYLGPLAILPYSHSLPAMVLTLVAARIAFLAVCLAICLRLFPELGRRRRLQPALMRQLLSFGGWMTLSNIAAPLLLYLGRFLVMVLVSVEAVAYFSTPYDVVINLLLIPGIFVSVLFPAFARLFPGDAPSAGRLYGQSVLLIFIVMLPLTSLTYMFAQPVLAWWINEDFAANGHRVAQLIAIGIFINSFGHLSQALIQAYGRPDLTAKLHVAELVAYVPYLYWLVDRHGIEGAAMAWIVRVTISTLALWGIANRCLSGSIGK from the coding sequence ATGCGAATCGCGGCCAACATCACCTGGAATCTCCTGGGCACGGGGTTGCCGATGCTGGTGGCCGTCATCGCGATTCCCACGATGATCGAGGCAATAGGCATGGCCCGCTACGGCGTGCTCTCGATCGCATGGATAATCGTGGGGTACTTCGGTTTTTTCGACCTTGGGCTCGGAAGGGCGATGACCCAGCTGGTGGCGCGGAAACTTGGCAAGGGAGAAGAAGCGGAGATACCCGCCCTGGTTTGGGCCGGGATGGCGCTCATGACGATCCTCGGAATGGCGGGCGCATTGCTGATCTCCCTCATCTCGCCCTGGCTGGTGGGAACCCAACTTGAAATACCCGAGCATCTTCGATCCGAGACCCTGGCGGCGTTCCACCTCCTTGCCGTGTCGGTTCCCGTCGTGATCTGCACGACGGCACTGCGCGGCATCCTCGAGGCCTACCAGCGCTTCGACCTCGTCAATATGGTGCGGATACCGATTGGCGTGATCACATACCTGGGGCCGCTGGCCATCCTGCCGTACTCGCATTCGCTGCCGGCAATGGTTCTGACGCTTGTGGCGGCGCGCATCGCATTTCTCGCGGTCTGCCTGGCGATCTGCCTCAGGCTGTTTCCGGAGCTTGGCCGGCGCAGGCGATTGCAGCCGGCGCTGATGAGGCAACTGCTTTCATTCGGCGGCTGGATGACGCTCAGCAACATTGCGGCGCCGCTGCTCCTCTATCTGGGGCGGTTTCTGGTGATGGTCCTTGTTTCCGTCGAGGCCGTCGCGTACTTCTCGACCCCGTACGACGTCGTGATCAACCTGCTGCTGATCCCGGGCATATTCGTGAGCGTGCTGTTCCCGGCTTTCGCGAGGCTGTTTCCGGGCGACGCCCCGTCGGCCGGCCGGCTGTATGGCCAGTCGGTGCTGCTCATTTTCATCGTGATGCTGCCGCTGACGTCGCTCACCTACATGTTTGCCCAGCCGGTGCTGGCATGGTGGATCAACGAAGACTTCGCGGCCAATGGCCATCGCGTCGCGCAGCTGATTGCCATCGGCATATTCATCAACAGCTTCGGTCACCTGTCGCAGGCGCTGATCCAGGCGTATGGCCGGCCGGACCTTACCGCAAAGCTGCATGTCGCGGAACTCGTGGCCTACGTTCCCTATCTGTACTGGCTGGTCGACCGCCATGGAATCGAGGGTGCCGCAATGGCCTGGATCGTGCGGGTGACGATCAGTACTTTGGCGCTGTGGGGGATCGCGAACCGGTGCCTGAGCGGATCGATCGGGAAGTGA
- a CDS encoding class I SAM-dependent methyltransferase — translation MDIQSIVENDLVLDPSSVWVLKEHREFGYSDGAASERYLEEVFRDAGDLGSRSSELEARIRDWPSEYHLSAKRAQLLSGFNFDRSLKVLEVGCGCGAITRFLGESFDSVVSVEGSPSRARLARLRTRDVEGVSIVCAPFHKLAFSQPFDIIFCIGVYEYSASFVGGDDPYGATLRYFSDMLSPDGMLFIAIENQFGLKYFNASREDHLGTRFEGLEGYHARPAGVRTFGKRELECDLRKHFPLVRFYYPYPDYKLPDCVLDGEFLATGQAAELISQMKSRDHAGDMEPLWDEAPVLLELARNRMLEFFSNSFLVLAGKGAPRGVSFEQLAVLFSSGRKAAFATVSRVVRNGGNRLVVSKRLASGTGTADAGVLKLVDTDSLWADSHSLHTLAYLGCKSRGSGLETIFEPCKAWVGHLRRLSSVRGGVMTLGGEHIDSIWPNAYPAPDGCRVVDREWIWSAPIPMNVVVIRAIHDFLNRIEGARGLSGALDVRSGKALIEGIARAIGVDLRDGDFEEFVDIESELQSVVFGVEKWRHALNLRWFLFDRPTIRLFRSARRLIRRISAFRP, via the coding sequence ATGGACATTCAGTCAATCGTCGAGAATGACCTGGTTCTGGATCCATCTTCCGTATGGGTTCTAAAGGAGCACCGCGAATTCGGTTACTCCGATGGCGCCGCGTCCGAGCGGTATCTGGAGGAGGTCTTTCGGGATGCGGGGGACCTGGGCAGCCGGTCGAGCGAACTGGAGGCCCGCATCAGGGATTGGCCCAGCGAATATCATCTGAGCGCGAAACGGGCGCAGCTTCTTTCCGGATTCAACTTCGACCGGTCGCTCAAGGTTCTGGAGGTGGGTTGCGGCTGCGGCGCGATCACGCGATTTCTCGGGGAATCCTTCGACAGCGTGGTTTCCGTGGAAGGCAGCCCAAGCCGTGCGCGCCTCGCCAGGCTTCGGACGCGGGATGTCGAAGGCGTTTCGATCGTCTGCGCGCCGTTCCACAAGCTCGCGTTCTCTCAGCCGTTCGACATCATTTTCTGTATCGGCGTCTACGAATACTCCGCGTCGTTTGTCGGCGGGGACGATCCCTACGGCGCGACGCTGCGATATTTTTCGGACATGCTGTCGCCCGACGGCATGCTTTTCATCGCCATCGAGAACCAGTTCGGCCTCAAATACTTCAACGCTTCGAGAGAGGATCACCTGGGGACTCGGTTCGAGGGGCTTGAGGGGTATCACGCCCGGCCGGCCGGCGTCAGGACGTTCGGGAAGAGGGAGCTGGAATGTGACTTGAGAAAGCATTTCCCGCTGGTTCGCTTCTACTATCCCTACCCGGACTACAAGCTCCCGGACTGCGTGCTCGACGGGGAATTCCTGGCGACGGGGCAGGCGGCCGAGCTGATATCCCAGATGAAGTCGCGCGACCATGCGGGCGACATGGAGCCGCTATGGGACGAGGCCCCGGTCCTGCTCGAACTGGCGCGGAACCGGATGCTCGAGTTCTTCTCGAATTCCTTCCTCGTCCTCGCGGGGAAGGGAGCCCCGAGGGGGGTTTCGTTCGAACAATTGGCGGTACTGTTTTCCTCGGGACGGAAGGCGGCGTTCGCCACGGTGAGCAGGGTGGTCAGGAACGGCGGCAACCGGCTCGTGGTGTCGAAACGATTGGCAAGCGGAACGGGAACGGCCGACGCGGGAGTTCTCAAACTGGTCGATACGGACTCCTTGTGGGCCGATTCGCACTCGCTTCACACCCTTGCGTATCTCGGGTGCAAATCGCGCGGCAGCGGGCTTGAAACGATATTCGAGCCCTGCAAGGCATGGGTCGGTCATCTGAGGCGGTTGTCCTCGGTCCGCGGCGGCGTGATGACCCTGGGCGGGGAGCATATCGACAGCATCTGGCCCAACGCCTATCCGGCACCGGATGGGTGCAGGGTGGTGGACAGGGAGTGGATATGGAGCGCCCCGATTCCGATGAATGTCGTCGTGATCAGGGCGATCCACGATTTCCTGAACAGGATCGAGGGCGCCCGCGGCCTCTCCGGGGCGCTGGATGTCAGAAGCGGAAAGGCGCTGATCGAAGGGATCGCCAGGGCCATCGGCGTGGACCTGCGCGACGGGGATTTCGAGGAATTCGTGGATATCGAATCGGAATTGCAGTCGGTGGTCTTCGGCGTCGAGAAATGGCGCCATGCCCTGAACTTGCGATGGTTCCTGTTCGACAGGCCGACGATCAGGCTGTTCAGAAGCGCGAGAAGGCTGATTCGCCGCATCTCCGCGTTCAGGCCATGA
- a CDS encoding glycosyltransferase family 2 protein, with protein MMPLERPRVLAVVVTFFPKAELLGPLLDQLSAQCAEVLIVDNTPAARDDVFAMTQGSLAVAGNCRLMRFGRNLGIAAALNAGIDVALAEHFEYVLLSDQDSLPALDMVAGLVRSERELSALGQPVGAVGPLIRDLVTSQDYPFQAPIPGKLFYGHRFPAREAPYVASSSIITSGMLIPAAALRDVGGMAEGFFIDNVDIEWCHRAIARSYRIFGTGEAVLFHRMGDDCLRIWNFGWRRVSGYGPFRLYFRFRNFVHLLRLSHVPAAWKVRASWYMLGTLYAHAVYSHRRLASLRAIAWGIWDGVAGRLGPPRRY; from the coding sequence ATGATGCCGCTCGAAAGGCCGCGGGTTCTGGCGGTGGTGGTGACCTTTTTCCCGAAGGCGGAACTTCTCGGGCCGCTGCTCGACCAACTGTCGGCCCAATGCGCCGAGGTGCTGATCGTGGATAACACGCCCGCGGCCCGTGATGACGTGTTTGCCATGACGCAGGGCTCCCTTGCCGTCGCCGGAAACTGCCGCCTGATGCGCTTCGGCCGGAACCTCGGCATCGCCGCCGCCCTGAACGCCGGCATCGACGTCGCGCTGGCGGAGCATTTCGAGTACGTTCTGCTTAGCGACCAGGACAGTCTGCCGGCGCTGGACATGGTCGCGGGGCTGGTGCGAAGCGAACGGGAACTCTCGGCCCTGGGGCAGCCGGTGGGCGCCGTCGGCCCGCTGATCCGGGACCTGGTAACCTCGCAGGACTACCCATTCCAGGCGCCGATCCCGGGCAAGCTGTTTTACGGCCATCGCTTCCCTGCCAGGGAGGCGCCGTACGTCGCCTCGTCCTCGATCATCACTTCGGGCATGCTGATTCCCGCCGCCGCCCTGCGGGATGTGGGCGGTATGGCCGAAGGGTTCTTCATCGACAATGTCGATATCGAATGGTGTCACCGGGCCATCGCCCGCAGCTATCGTATTTTCGGCACCGGCGAGGCGGTCCTCTTTCATCGCATGGGCGACGACTGTCTGCGGATATGGAACTTCGGCTGGAGAAGGGTCAGCGGATACGGCCCCTTCCGGCTCTACTTCCGGTTCAGGAATTTTGTCCATCTCCTGAGGTTGTCCCATGTCCCCGCCGCGTGGAAAGTACGGGCCAGCTGGTACATGCTGGGAACGCTGTACGCTCATGCCGTGTACTCGCACCGCCGGTTGGCGAGCCTGCGGGCGATCGCATGGGGGATATGGGACGGCGTTGCCGGCCGCCTGGGGCCGCCCCGGAGATACTGA
- a CDS encoding glycosyltransferase yields the protein MGLVRLQPGMNGTRAPVCSVCIANFNGEDLLRDCIDSVLAQQRFDPGIEIIVHDDASTDGSLALLREHYPRVEVIASRENAGFCVANNRMAERARGEWLLLLNNDAALFPDALATLHEWSARQSPQGIISLPQYDWHTGELVDRGCRLDPFYNPVPNLDPKRSEVAMAIGACLWIPRRLWLELGGFPPWFESIAEDMYLCCCARLRGYPVQIPDTSGYRHRQGGSFGGNRVAGGRLATTFRRRRLSERNKTFVMVACTPGWLLAPLLPIHLALLAIEGALLSLLRRDARVWRGIYAGILSALFKRRRELGEARRRNLAARKSTAGGYLRQFTPMPRKLAMLLRHGLPGIR from the coding sequence TTGGGACTGGTACGCCTCCAGCCGGGCATGAACGGGACGCGGGCGCCGGTCTGCTCGGTCTGCATCGCCAACTTCAACGGCGAGGACCTGCTGCGCGACTGCATCGATTCCGTGCTGGCCCAACAGCGATTCGACCCCGGCATCGAGATCATCGTGCACGACGACGCCTCGACGGATGGTTCCCTGGCGCTTCTGCGCGAGCACTATCCCCGGGTCGAGGTCATCGCCAGCCGGGAGAACGCCGGGTTCTGCGTGGCCAACAATCGCATGGCCGAGCGCGCCCGCGGCGAATGGCTGCTCCTGCTCAACAACGACGCGGCGCTGTTTCCCGACGCATTGGCGACATTGCACGAGTGGTCCGCCCGGCAGTCGCCGCAAGGGATCATCTCTCTGCCGCAATACGACTGGCATACGGGCGAGCTCGTCGACCGCGGCTGCCGCCTCGACCCGTTTTACAACCCGGTCCCGAACCTGGATCCAAAACGGTCGGAAGTGGCCATGGCGATCGGGGCGTGCCTTTGGATTCCCCGCCGATTGTGGCTGGAACTGGGCGGCTTCCCCCCCTGGTTCGAGTCGATCGCCGAGGACATGTACCTGTGCTGCTGCGCCCGGCTGCGCGGATACCCGGTCCAGATTCCCGATACGAGCGGCTACCGGCACCGACAGGGCGGGAGCTTTGGCGGCAACCGCGTCGCCGGCGGCCGGCTGGCGACCACCTTCCGGCGGAGGCGCCTGAGCGAGCGCAACAAGACCTTCGTCATGGTCGCCTGCACGCCGGGCTGGCTCCTCGCGCCGCTGCTGCCGATCCATCTGGCGCTGCTGGCGATCGAGGGCGCCCTCCTGTCGCTCCTTCGCCGCGATGCGCGCGTCTGGAGGGGCATCTACGCGGGCATCCTTTCGGCCCTCTTCAAACGGCGACGCGAGCTCGGGGAGGCCCGCCGCCGCAACCTCGCCGCCCGGAAATCGACGGCCGGCGGCTATCTCCGGCAGTTCACCCCCATGCCGCGGAAGCTGGCCATGCTGCTCAGGCACGGGCTGCCCGGCATCCGCTAG
- a CDS encoding NAD-dependent epimerase/dehydratase family protein, protein MIDAIAVVGASGFVGRCLLEALPAFGAPVLALARREPSRPLPGVNAVVGRFESPGDFLPWLRRSRLVVHAASMSTPGSTAGNPLAELHGNLAPTLALLEALQAAPECGLLYLSSGGTLYGDTGPTPASEQGALRPKSYHGAGKAAAEHFIRAWSSQFGGRAVILRPSNLYGPGQTLRNGFGIVPTAFEKILRREPLTIWGDGSSIRDYLYIGDFIDLCLSVIRAPMPAGAEPLNAASGRGVSLNDLLREIETVTGGTLIRKYDATRPGDVGRVVLDNRKAQRIYGWRPATTLAEGLARSWDWYASSRA, encoded by the coding sequence TCGAAGCGCTGCCGGCGTTCGGCGCCCCCGTGCTGGCGCTGGCGCGCAGAGAGCCGTCGCGCCCGCTTCCCGGCGTCAACGCGGTCGTCGGGCGATTCGAAAGCCCCGGGGATTTCCTCCCCTGGCTCCGGCGCAGCAGGCTCGTCGTGCATGCGGCATCGATGTCCACGCCGGGCAGCACCGCCGGCAATCCCCTGGCCGAACTGCACGGCAACCTGGCGCCTACCCTGGCGCTGCTCGAAGCGCTGCAGGCGGCTCCCGAATGCGGACTCCTGTACCTTTCCTCGGGCGGCACGCTCTATGGCGACACTGGTCCGACTCCCGCGAGCGAACAGGGCGCCCTTCGGCCGAAGTCCTATCACGGGGCGGGCAAGGCCGCCGCCGAACATTTCATCCGCGCATGGAGCAGCCAGTTCGGCGGCCGAGCCGTCATCCTGCGCCCCTCCAATCTCTACGGTCCGGGCCAGACCCTGCGCAACGGATTCGGCATCGTCCCCACCGCGTTCGAGAAAATCCTGCGCCGCGAACCCCTGACGATCTGGGGCGACGGCAGTTCGATCCGTGATTATCTCTATATCGGCGATTTCATCGATCTGTGCCTGTCCGTCATTCGCGCACCGATGCCGGCCGGCGCCGAGCCGCTCAACGCCGCAAGCGGGAGGGGCGTCAGCCTGAACGATCTATTGCGAGAGATCGAAACGGTGACCGGCGGCACGCTGATCAGGAAATACGACGCGACGCGGCCGGGGGATGTCGGCCGCGTCGTCCTGGACAACCGGAAGGCGCAGCGGATTTACGGCTGGCGCCCCGCCACGACGCTTGCCGAAGGCCTGGCCAGGTCTTGGGACTGGTACGCCTCCAGCCGGGCATGA